The region ATATATACGTATTTGGACattcagcagcagcagaccctttTATCTAAAATTACTTTTTGTACAGCAGATATGTTTAGCAAATGTGGCCCATATGGTATTAAacccacaacaacaaaaaactaaatgtgcacTCGGGGCAGAACTGAGTTTGGGAAAACGTGATGTACATATTGAATATACCACACATTGCTGCTACTGTACAGATAGCAATAGAAGTGTGATAGCTCAAAACACAGTAACTAGTGGTCATAGATCCATCTGTGAGGATGAGTAACGCTGTATACAGTTCCACTATCATGTCCCTCTTCATGTCAAATGTTTCCTATATAAGCTAATGTGCCTTTGTTCGTCCGGAGGTCTGGTGATGAAGACTTGTATTGTGAATGGATCGGTGTTGACCTTGCTCCTGTATTGTGAAAGGATCGGTGTTGACCTTGCTCCTGTATTGTGAATGGATCGGTGTTGACCTTGCTCCTGTATTGTGAATGGATCGGTGTTGACGTTGCTCCTGTATTGTGAATGGATCGGTGTTGACCTTGCTACTGTATTGTGAATGGATCGGTGTTGACCTTGCTCCTGTATTGCGAAAGGATCGGTGTTGACCTTGCTACTGTATTGTGTGATAGTATGCTGCTTGTGTACCTTTGATCTGATCAGTGAAATAATCCCAATTGAAAAGTATCATTAGAGATCCTCTGAATGCTCTTTTGTTAACACAACCTTTATGTATAACTGCTTGGGGGATGGGCACCAGACCACCCACCTAGGGGACAGTGATCCGAGGTGACCAGGGACACCCACCTAGGGGACAGTGATCCGAGGTGACCAGGGACACCCACCTAGGGGACAGTGATCCGAGGTGACCAGGGACACCCACCTAGGGGACAGTGATCCGAGGTGACCAGGGACACCCACCTAGGGGACAGTGATCCGAGGTGACTAGGGACACCCACCTAGGGGACAGTGATCCGAGGTGACTAGGGACACCCACCTAGGGGACAGTGATCCGAGGTGACTAGGGACACCCACCTAGGGGACAGTGATCCGAGGTGACTAGGGACACCCACCTAGGGGACAGTGATCCGAGGTGACCAGGACACCCACCTAGGGGACAGTGATCCGAGGTGACCAGGGACACCCACCTAGGGGACAGTGATCTAAGGGACTCATATGGCTCATGGGTCTCTGGGCTACAGTCTCTAACCCATCACGACTGTTCGGTTTCTGGATCACATCAACATGATCTCTCCTGTGAATGACATAATTCATTTCAAACACTGGCTATGTGCCAGGAGTGTTACAGAGAACAAAGAGACAACCACCTAGAGGACAGCAATCTGACagtgacacccacctagaggacagCAATCTGACAGTGACTAGGGACACGCACCTAGGGGACAGCAATCTGACAGTGACTAGAGACACCCACCTAGGGGATAGCCATCTGCCAGTGACACGCACCTAGAGGACAGCAATCTGACAGTGACTAGAGACACCCACCTAGGGGATAGCAATCTGACAGTGACTAGGGACACCCACCTAGGGGACAGCAATCTGACAGTGACTAGGGACACCCACCTGACAGTGACTAGGgacacccacctagaggacagCAATCTGATAGTGACTAGGGACACCCACCTAGGGGACAGCAATCTGACGGTGACTAGGGACACCCACCTAGGGGACAGCAATCTGACAGTGACTAGGgacacccacctagaggacagCAATCTGACAGTGACTAGGgacacccacctagaggacagCAATCTGACAGTGACTAGGgacacccacctagaggacagCAATCTGACAGTGACTAGGgacacccacctagaggacagCAATCTGACAGTGACTAGGgacacccacctagaggacagCAATCTGACAGTGACTAGGgacacccacctagaggacagCCATCTGACTGAGTGACTCATGGTGAGGTGAGCCTATCTGAGCGTTGGTCTGAAGTAGACAGGGAATGAGGGGTCATTTCAGATGACCCCCTACACCAATATTGTGTTGAGGAACAGAGCAGGTGGCTTCCCCTTCGCTAAAgcagtacactacatagggaatagggtgcccttttgGACACACTGGGATCTCTCCCATGATAGACAGGTCTGTCAATAGTCATTCATCATAACAGGCGGCCTTACAGCAACCCTGCGTGTAATTTATAATGGACAAGGAGTTTTCATTGAGGCTGTTTAAATCACAGAGAACACATTTTAATATCTATTTGAACATTGCTTCAGCTtaccatttatttttttaagttgGGCAAGCCGGGTGAAACCCCAGGGATGAAAAATACAACACACACCAAGGTATGATACCTGAACATTTCACTCAGAAATCTAGCCATTAACAGGTGATCTAGTGTACGAAATATAGATCATACTCCCTTCTAGCTCACAGACACCAACCCAATGCTTTATACATGGCCAGAGCAGTGCACACCTGGGGAGAATTGAGACATAAAACTTACATTGTGCCTCGTTAAACCACTTCATGTGGGTTAAGCACTGACTGGACTGGAAGATTCATTTTCATCAATGCTTATTTAAAATCAGCGATGTTCCACGTCCCGATAACGACCTCCAGACATTCCAATGAGCGTTCTAGAACATGACTGAGTCAAAGAGAGGGAACACACCACAGCGACTGTCTACCGTGAGCAGTAGATAAACTGCTGTGTGTAAGGTGAACGGTGGTGATTCAACACGTAGTCTTTAGGaaataaaaagaaaatggagagcggATGTTCTACGGTCAGATAGGACAGCCGCCCGCTGAACACTGCCAATGTTTCCTCTCCAAGGAGCACACTGTACACAACTGAGAAGGAGACAGTTTCACCATCTACATTTTATTTTACATTGGTATTTAAATAAGTCTGTTTAATAATTAAAATGCAATCCATTCACAGTCATATTACCTCGGCCCTAACTCAGAATAAGAAGAACATCTCTGACAATTTGATATAAGCTCTCATTCAAGTAGTGGAAAAATCAGAATTGACATAAGACTAAGGTAGTACACACGCACACGAGGGTTGTTAGAGACTTATCATCCCATTTACCCAAGGAGACGAGGGTTAAACGataaggagtataatgaaggGACCAAGCAGGCATAAAGTCACTCACAGGTACAACGCAAAACATCAAATGAAGAGTAAAATCTTTCTTTTATATCGAGTTGAAGTTACCAGTGCAAAAAAATCAAATAAACATCCATCTCAAACCTTGTGATATCCTCAGTCATTTCACTTACAGACTTGTATTTCAGACGAGGGAAAACCCTTGCTCAAAAACAATTGTACAGACGAATGAAAAAGCTctttttaaaaattgtattaTAATTTCCATGGCATGACCAGTTACAGCGGTTCCTCAGGCCCGGGGTGGGCCCGGGGTACATGTAATGTTCTGGTACTACCTCCTCTTGACTGCTGGGCGGCCACTAGCCTTGCTACCACCTACAGCCTTGCTGCTGGAGCTCTTGGAGCCGGAGAACAGCTTGGTCATGAACTCAGACACGTCAGGTAGCTCAGGGTTGGGGTTCAGCATGTTCATCGACTGCTCCATTtcctgggaagagagaggaacgaATAAATACACATGATTAGTATCACACAGGTAAGACGTTCTTCACATTGGTGGTGAATGAGGTAAGTTCCCCCTTACTGTCAAGTGCTAGGCTATATATCGACGTAAGCAATAAACcatttggggctcccgagtggcacagcggtctaaggcactgcatctcagtgctagaagcgtcactacagaccctggattgattccaggctgtatcacaaccggccgtgatttggagtcccaatgggcggcgcacaattggcccattgtcgtccgggtttggccatcattgtaaataagaatttgttcttaactgacttgccaaaataaatacaaaataaacctCTTGTAAGGGGGAGAGAGGCTAGGAAATGTAACAAAGAATGTATGTAACACGTCCATCAGCTGAAATTCCATATATCATTTCATTACTTGTGACAGAGGCTACCTATTTCACTACTACAGCCTAGAGAAGTACCAGGGTATTTACCTTCCTCATCTCAGGGTCGTTGGTATTGACAACCTTAGGTAGCAAGACGATAATCAGCAGAGGAAGGACCATCATCATGACCTGGGGAAATAGAGACATGTATTAATCAGCAGAGGAAGGACCAGCATCGTGACCTGGGGAAATAGAGACATGTATTAATCAGCAGAGGAAGGACCATCATCGTGACCTGGGGAAATAGAGACATGTATTAATCAGTAGAGGAAGGACCAGCATCGTGACCTGGGGAAATAGAGACATGTATTAATCAGCAGAGGAAGGACCATCATCATGACCTAGGGAAATAGAGACATGTATTAATCAGCAGAGGAAGGACCAGCATCATGACCTGGGGAAATAGAGACATGTATTAATCAGCAGAGGAAGGACCAGCATCGTGACCTGGGGAAATAGAGACATGTATTAATCAGCAGAGGAAGGACCAGCATCGTGACCTGGGGAAATAGAGACATGTATTAATCAGCAGAGGAAGGACCAGCATCGTGACCTGGGGAAATAGAGGCATGTATTAATCAGCAGAGGAAGGACCAGCATCATGACCTGGGGAAATAGAGACATGTATTAATCAGCAGAGGAAGGACCAGCATCGTGACCTGGGGAAATAGAGACATGTATTAATCAGCAGAGGAAGGACCAGCATCGTGACCTGGGGAAATAGAGACATGTATTAATCAGCAGAGGAAGGACCAGCATCGTGACCTGGGGAAAGAGAGACATGTATTAATCAGCAGAGGAAGGACCAGCATCGTGACCTGGGGAAATAGAGACATGTATTAATCAGCAGAGGAAGGACCATCATCGTGACCTGGGGAAATAGAGACATGTATTAATCAGCAGAGGAAGGACCATCATCATGACCTGGGGAAATAGAGACATGTATTAATCAGCAGAGGAAGGACCATCATCGTGACCTGGGGAAATAGAGACATGTATTAATCAGTAGAGGAAGGACCAGCATCGTGACCTGGGGAAATAGAGACATGTATTAATCAGTAGAGGAAGGACCAGCATCGTGACCTGGGGAAATAGAGACATGTATTAATCAGCAGAGGAAGGACCAGCATCGTGACCTGGGGAAATAGAGACATGTATTAATCAGTAGAGGAAGGACCAGCATCGTGACCTGGGGAAATAGAGACATGTATTAATCAGCAGAGGAAGGACCAGCTTCTATTGTTTTTTCTGATACTTGCGAGGGGACCTCTGTGTGTCTATTACTCACTAGTACATAACATCATGCAAATTACATGCAAAAAGGCCCTATTCAAATGTCACCTGTTAGGGTGCCATGGATACTGAAGGAGCGTTGTGACACGTTTGGGTGCATGCATGGGACAGTAAAGCAATTGCAAAACAGTAATACTATAACCACTAGCAGAGTTGGACTCTCAACCAATCACAAAACTGCACCTTCACTTTACTCAGCATTGGACGACACAGCATGAACCTCCTACAGTACAAGCGCCAAGGAACACAGTAAACGCTGTTCTGTGTGTCATTCACATCTGATCATCTCACCATGGGATTCATGAGGAAGTCAGTCCACCCCCAGGTCTCTCTCTTCATGAAGTAGGTGTGTGGCCCAGAAGACCTCAGCTGGAGCGGGTACGGCTGGCGGATCACCTCGGACGTCTTGATGAAGTTCACCAGGCGGGCCCTGTGAAGTCAACCACCGCTTAGACATCAATTCGTCTCCTTCCCTGCCATGTACACTAGCTATGAGCCTGGCAAAGAGGCTAGACATCAAGAGCCCTTCTCCCAGACACAGAATAACACTAGACATCAAGGGCCCTTCTCCCGTACTCAGAATAACACTAGACATCAAGGGCCCTTCTCCCGGACTCAGAATAACACTAGACATCAAGGGCCCTTCTCCCGGACTCAGAATAACACTAGACATCAAGGGCCCTTCTCCCGGACTCAGAATAACACTAGACATCAAGGGCCCTTCTCCCGGACTCAGAATAACACTAGACTCACACTGATGCTAGACATCAAGGGCCCTTCTCCCGGACTCAGAATAACACTAGACATCAAGGGCCCTTCTCCCGGCTTCAGAATAACACTAGACATCAAGGGCCCTTCTCCCGGACTCAGAATAACACTAGACTCACACTGAGGCACTTTCACTGGGAAATCGTggacaaaagtatttggacaaaacacagTTTTGTTTGCCTCCCTCAACAACCCTCATACCCTGCACAAAACGACGAACTAGAgctgaccccaattagtcgactggtcgattgttagGCTGTTGGTCGAGCAAGTTTTTTTTGGGGTTGAGCAGTAATGGGaggcttctcaaagtaatgttctcttcacctcaaacaacaagcaaacaaagtctgtttttacatccattgagaattacaatagttcctcaatgtatttaaaacatctttccagctctctctcttcgataaccactcagcgtgaAAGGGAAAAATATTATGCTCTGATCAAGTGGAAaagtcataaaataggcctacctgattacttcttatcagtGCATGACTTGGACTGAAATGAGTTCctgtactcattttgggtgctggtacagctttatatttaggtgcaggagcttcacaatacttttgagctactATTCtataaagaggaacaggagctcaagcagtagattTTGAGAAGAGGTACTCAGCTCTGGTGAggtcctgcccaagtcaagcactgcttcttATGCCTTGAGCAAATAGTCTACAGCtgtctgtcccaaactcactgCCGCGTGAAACTCCGCTAGAGCAAGCGTTGGGCCAAACTCAAGTTAaaagttgatacaatgtttcaaattCATTGCggacaggccatgtgtagccaatgtgatttacaGGATgtctattaaaaaaataaaaaatctggatattttctacctgcaggctgcaatgtttttatttgttggctttatgtagcaTATTTATACATAATTGGCAATATAAGTTACTTCTTAGGTTTGTATCTATTTCATTTAAATTTGGACAGAAgctgattaaccacatgacaatgattttggaGATATGAAGAAATGATTCAACTttcacaaaaatgtgcatatgatgTGCAAAATGTGcattctctccaaaactcttgaacgtgccgtccttggccagctctcctgctatctctctcagaatgaccttcttgatccaaatcagtcaggtttcaagactagtcattcaactgagactgctcttctctgtgtcacggaggcgctccgcactgctaaagctaactctctcctctgctctcatccttctagacctatcggctgcctttgatactgtgaaccatcagatcctcctctccaccctctccgagctgggcatctccggcgcggcccacgcttggattgcgtcctacctgacaggtcgctcctaccaggtggcgtggcgagaatctgtctccgcaccacgtgctctcaccactggtgtcccccagggctctgttctaggccctctcctattctcgctatacaccaagtcacttggctctgtcatatcctcacatggtctctcctatcattgctatgcagacgacacacaattaatcttctcctttcccccctctgataaccaggtggcgaatcgcatctctgcatgtctggcagacatatcagtgtggatgacggatcaccacctcaagctgaacctcggcaagacggagctgctcttcctcccggggaaggactgcccgttccatgatctcgccatcacggttgacaactccattgtgtcctcctcccagagtgctaagaaccttggcgtgatcctggacaacaccctgtcgttctcaaccaacatcaaggcggtgacccgttcctgtaggttcatgctctacaacattcgcagagtacgaccctgcctcacacaggaagcggcgcaggtcctaatccaggcacttgtcatctcccgtctggattactgcaactcgctgttggctgggctccctgcctgtgccattaaacccctacaactcatccagaacgccgcagcccgtctggtgttcaaccttcccaagttctctcacgtcaccccgctcctccgctctctccactggcttccagttgaagctcgcatccgctacaagaccatggtgcttgcctacggagctgtgaggggaacggcacctccgtaccttcaggctctgatcaggccctacacccaaacaagggcactgcgttcatccacctctggcctgctcgcctccctacctctgaggaagtacagttcccgctcagcccagtcaaaactgttcgctgctctggcaccccaatggtggaacaaactccctcacgacgccaggtcagcggagtcaatcaccaccttccggagacacctgaaaccccacctcttcaaggaatacctaggataggataaagtaatccttctaacctcccccccccccttaaaagatttagatgcactattgtaaagtggttgttccactggatatcataaaggtgaatgcaccaatttgtaagtcgctctggataagagcgtctgctaaatgacttaaatgtaaatgttaaatgtaaatatgaaaaccataactggcatgcagatcggtagaaatggtaagataaattgccattccacatgagaaaggtcACCGACTGCTTGTTTaacctattaccggcaacttcaggaaaGTAATGGTAAAATCTGCGAAAGCCAGCAGGAGCGGGAGGTGAATAGTTGGGTCaggatgtttttttcccccttctgGTTATCTAGATCTCTGGCACCCTCTTGAGGCATTGGTCTTATTTCATCAAACCGTAAGCTTTAAGtgtcagacaagctcaatgcatatagtggactttattaaaacacatagggtgtgtctatatatgtatAAAATACACCCTTAAAAAtgtcgattggtcgaaagaacagacgactttcGGTTGACCAACACCCTGCACTAAACATCTACCAACTGCACCCATTTAgcatatgtaaagacaagattattGAGAAAagtctgatgggtgagaataccatcacttgtgaatgatgcccagcgtgTGCAGTCCAAGGCAATAAACAGCTTATGCATTTTTTGTGACTCTTTCAATTCATAGTCGCATGCACCATTTAGCCCagaggcctatatgttttgataagcaCTTTACTTCACTTTAGAACCAGTGTAGCCAACCTACGCATATTAAACATGTAATAGCTGGAAGTGCTTCTTACATTTGCTATTCGAGTGCAGGCTACGGATGACTTGTGTAGAGTTatttatgatttaaaaaaatattagtAGGGTATATGCTAAAACCCAGATTAAATTAAGATTAGTTTGATGGGTGAGAATAtgatcaagtgcttgtcaaattgtgaatgagagactgatgaagtgtatGCAGCCAGTAACTTTTTAAATCATTAGATTCGAATCATGCAGTCTTAGAATGAATTAAAAATCTAAACACATAGCCTAAGGTTtgaatcacaactaaagttgaATAAATAACTAAATTATGCATATAGGACGACGTGTTTGAAATTATCACTTtggttttttgtgtgttttttttaaaggggtggatcggcttaatattgcggaaagaatgttgcttccatcagtgtaattgtctgcatcatttccaatcccccatatattttttgggtaaatataaatatatatatatatatccatacacgcatgcatatatatacacataaatACATACAGATACATATATAGACATACTattttttagaatatacctttattattccccacaaaccctaccacccttgcCCCAATTGGAGAAAACCAACAAACACTTAGGCTTCGACCTTCAGTTTATATAtcctatacacattttacagacaatctattttacaatagttatatttcatttgtttttagtccttcctctatttctgatgtccaccCACTtcgatttctatttgtaactgtgctatttcacaaaagttctgaacctatatacagccgtggccaaaagttttgagaatttccacagtttgctgcttcagtgtctttagatatttttgtcagatgttactatggaatactaaagtattattacaagcatttcataagtgtcaaaggcttttattgacaattacgtGAAgatgatgcaaagagtcaatatttgcagtgttgaccattCTTTTTACAGACCTCCAccctgcaatccgccctggcatgctgtcaattaacttctgggccacatcctgactgacggcagtccattcttgcataatgaatgcttggagtttgttagaatttgtggggttttgtttgtccacccgcctcttgaggattgaccacaaattctcaatgggattaaggtctggggagtttcctggccatggacccaagatatcgatgttttgttcccgagccacttagttatcacttttgcctcatggcaaggtgctccatcatgctggaaaagtcATTGTTcgtcaaactgttcctggatggttgggagaagttgctctctatATTCATAGCTGtattcttaggcaaaattgtgagtgtgccaactcccttggctgagaagcaaccccacacat is a window of Salvelinus namaycush isolate Seneca unplaced genomic scaffold, SaNama_1.0 Scaffold298, whole genome shotgun sequence DNA encoding:
- the emc7b gene encoding ER membrane protein complex subunit 7 — translated: MWLNVRLSEVCLFLQAMFILACCFSDMESGPIATSGSVQPNGDRFKIEGRAIVPGVKTQDWISSARVTVEGEEYIGFFRTDGSFVVNDVPSGSYVVEVISPGYKFEAVRVDITSKGKMRARLVNFIKTSEVIRQPYPLQLRSSGPHTYFMKRETWGWTDFLMNPMVMMMVLPLLIIVLLPKVVNTNDPEMRKEMEQSMNMLNPNPELPDVSEFMTKLFSGSKSSSSKAVGGSKASGRPAVKRR